A single window of Drosophila suzukii chromosome 3, CBGP_Dsuzu_IsoJpt1.0, whole genome shotgun sequence DNA harbors:
- the Or98b gene encoding putative odorant receptor 98b, producing the protein MSFRLSIKGSVHFSLLFTRFDMLTDKFLRLQSIFFRLLGLELLDELDDESHRYPRRSIYCILSVASFLPLTIAFGLQNIQNVDKLTDSLCSVLVDLLALCKIAFFLWLYKDFRFLIQQFHKMLQRENQWLVGDRIISIENNRDQFISALYSYCFVTAGLSACLMSPLSMLVSYHRTGQLQPDLPFPSLYPWKNNNIFNYSLSYLWNVSAALGVALPTVCVDTLFCSLSHNLCALFRIAREKMMHFKARSPKETRENLAHIFKLYEECLELGCSLNGYFRPLIFAQFVAASLHLCVLCYQLSAHLLEPAMLFYFAFTAAIIGQVSIYCICGSSVNTESQLFCQAIYESNWLHLLQENSQLVRSLKIAMMRSRRGCPIDGYFFVANRETLVMIVRSAISYVTLLRSLA; encoded by the exons ATGAGCTTTCGTCTTTCTATAAAAGGATCCGTTCACTTTTCACTACTTTTCACTCGGTTCGACATGCTGACGGACAAGTTTCTTCGACTGCAGTCCATTTTCTTTCGTCTTTTGGGACTGGAATTGCTGGACGAGCTGGACGATGAGAGTCATCGATATCCTAGGCGAAGCATCTACTGCATCCTCTCGGTGGCCAGTTTTCTTCCCCTCACCATCGCATTTGGCCTACAAAATATCCAGAATGTTGATAAACTGACCGACTCACTCTGCTCGGTTCTGGTCGATTTGCTGGCCCTCTGCAAGATcgcattttttctttggcTGTATAAGGACTTTCGGTTTCTAATACAGCAGTTCCATAAAATGTTGCAAAGGG aaaatcagTGGTTGGTCGGTGACAGAATCATATCCATAGAAAATAATCGTGATCAGTTTATCAGTGCTTTATATAGCTACTGTTTTGTGACGGCCGGACTTTCAGCCTGTCTTATGTCTCCTCTGTCCATGTTGGTCAGCTACCATCGGACAGGTCAACTGCAGCCGGATTTGCCCTTTCCCAGCTT GTATccctggaaaaataataatatcttCAACTACTCCCTATCCTATTTGTGGAATGTAAGTGCTGCTCTGGGAGTGGCTTTGCCCACAGTTTGCGTTGATACCCTGTTTTGCTCCCTGAGCCATAATCTTTGTGCTCTCTTCAGGATTGCCCGTGAAAAAATGATGCACTTTAAGGCCAGAAGTCCTAAAGAGACCCGTGAGAACCTGGCgcatatatttaaattatatgaGGAGTGTCTAGAACTGGGATGTTCTCTTAATGGGTACTTCCGGCCGCTCATCTTCGCCCAATTTGTGGCGGCCTCTTTGCATTTGTGTGTCCTGTGCTACCAATTATCTGCCCATCTTCTAGAGCCAGCAATGCTATTCTACTTCGCTTTCACGGCAGCCATTATTGGCCAGGTTTCCATCTACTGCATCTGCGGATCGAGCGTCAATACGGAGAGCCAGCTTTTTTGCCAGGCCATCTACGAGAGCAACTGGCTCCATCTTCTGCAGGAAAACTCTCAGCTTGTGAGGTCTTTGAAGATTGCCATGATGCGATCGAGGAGGGGATGCCCCATCGATGGTTACTTCTTCGTGGCTAATCGGGAGACACTTGTCATG ATTGTGCGCAGTGCCATATCCTATGTAACTCTCCTCAGATCGCTGGCCTAG